The segment ATAATTTGTTTTCTGAACAAGGAACTATAAAAATTACAATTGCAGATGTATATTCTATCTTGGGAGACAGTAAAAATGCAGAAAATTACTATAAAAGCAGTATACAGTTACTTGGTGAAAGGTTAAAATCAAAAGAAGTAAAATATTTAGATTCCATCAATTTAGCATCAGCACAATTAAATTTAGGTGATGAATATTACAATCAAAATAAATTAGATGCTGCATTGTATCATTTTAATAAATCTGGTAAATTATTTAAAGCGACAAAATATGAAATTGGAGTGGCTTATAATTTAGGAAATGTTGGTCTAGTATATGCAGAAAAAGGAGAGAATATAGTGGCTGAAGAAAAGTTAAATGAAGCTATTAAAGTTCTAGTTGCCAACGAAGACTATTATCCTATTTGTGTGTATTTGAATGCAATAGCAGATATTTATTATGAAAAAAAGCAGACGAAAAAAGCATTATTATATGCAAATAGAAGTATCTATTTAGCAAAAGAGTATGGTTTAAAAGAGCAAATAGGTGATGGTTATTTAAAATTATCTTTTATTTATGAAAAAGAGAAGAATTACAAAAAATCTTTTGAACTCTACAAAAAACATATTGTTTATAGAGATAGTGTAAAAAGTGTTTCTGGTGCTCAAAAAATTGCAAATGAAAAATCAAAGTATGAAATTACTTTGGCAAATGAAAAAGCTAGATTTGAAGTAGAAAAGAAACAGACGGAAGTAGATTTATTAAATGAGCAGAAAAAAACTCAAAATATAATTGTTATTGCAGTTGTTATCGCGTTAATATTACTCGGTTTTTTAGCTTTTTTACTTTTTAGAAGAAATAAATTTGTTGTAAAAACTGGTAAGATTATCCAAAAAGAAAAAGAACGTTCAGATATTTTATTAAAGAATATTTTGCCTGATGAAACTGCAGAAGAATTGAAAGAAAAGGGAAGTGTAGCTGCAAAAAGGTTCAACTCTGTATCTGTTCTTTTTACTGATTTTAAAGG is part of the Polaribacter sp. SA4-10 genome and harbors:
- a CDS encoding adenylate/guanylate cyclase domain-containing protein — its product is MKNKIIITNTYKLKAYFIVGFFCLYSINIFSQDQKISDSLKLVLKTKKYSKSEKLKTLREIAANETNTDEIIIYSNELIKNAKEVDSIKFVYAGHLQLGNAYRLKSDLTKALENYFIASKIAVDNNLFSEQGTIKITIADVYSILGDSKNAENYYKSSIQLLGERLKSKEVKYLDSINLASAQLNLGDEYYNQNKLDAALYHFNKSGKLFKATKYEIGVAYNLGNVGLVYAEKGENIVAEEKLNEAIKVLVANEDYYPICVYLNAIADIYYEKKQTKKALLYANRSIYLAKEYGLKEQIGDGYLKLSFIYEKEKNYKKSFELYKKHIVYRDSVKSVSGAQKIANEKSKYEITLANEKARFEVEKKQTEVDLLNEQKKTQNIIVIAVVIALILLGFLAFLLFRRNKFVVKTGKIIQKEKERSDILLKNILPDETAEELKEKGSVAAKRFNSVSVLFTDFKGFTQFSEGLSPEELVENIDFYFSNFDKIIEKYDLEKIKTVGDAYMCAGGLPFPTEDHSYKITLAALEIVDFVKKTMNTASLEKPKLDIRVGINTGSVVAGVVGTKKFAYDIWGDTVNVASRMESSGAVNRVNISESTYNLLKDKTEFKFEARGAIEAKGKGKIKMYFVDKVS